In Solanum stenotomum isolate F172 chromosome 6, ASM1918654v1, whole genome shotgun sequence, one DNA window encodes the following:
- the LOC125869074 gene encoding uncharacterized protein LOC125869074 isoform X1, with the protein MDDSYTNFPTSHLVGSVPAVVTEEKNSYKPQAPTANSPILPPNNGSNAGRGYQTLEGEGDGQQSTNKWNGVFSVSSYTEYFNVDTDLVLNRLMSSLNPTTGDFFSKIDANPDLYGLIWISTTLVFVLSSIGNCATYLMQSDRNSSWNFDVNYVNVAACSVYGYALLVPLGFYFLIRYMGISASLIRFWCLWGYSLFVLVLSSFLLIIPVEFLRWTITIAAATTSASFVALNLRTYVQSDDLMIILVASFALQAALTIFIKMWFFS; encoded by the exons ATGGACGATTCTTACACCAATTTCCCGACGAGTCACCTTGTTGGCTCAGTACCG GCAGTTGTCACTGAAGAAAAGAACAGCTATAAACCACAAG CCCCTACAGCAAATTCTCCAATACTTCCTCCAAATAATGGTTCAAATGCAGGAAGAGGGTATCAAACTCTTGAAGGTG AAGGAGATGGGCAGCAATCAACAAACAAGTGGAATGGAGTATTTAGTGTGTCATCTTATACAGAATATTTTAATGTGGATACAGACCTTGTCTTGAACAGATTGATGAGTTCATTGAATCCTACTACTGGAGATTTCTTCAGCAAAATTGATGCTAATCCTGACCT CTATGGGCTTATCTGGATATCTACTACTTTAGTATTTGTCCTTTCTTCCATTGGGAACTGTGCCACATACCTGATGCAGAGCGATAGGAATAGTTCTTGGAACTTTGATGTCAATTATGTGAATGTGGCAGCCTGCTCAGTATATGGTTATGCATTGCTAGTGCCGTTGGGGTTCTACTTCTTGATTCGGTATATGGGTATAAGTGCTAGCCTGATACGCTTCTGGTGCTTGTGGGGATATTCACTCTTTGTTTTAGTTCTGAGCTCC TTTCTGTTGATCATCCCCGTTGAGTTCCTTAGGTGGACCATCACAATTGCTGCTGCCACAACATCAGCTAGTTTCGTTGCTTTAAACCTCAGAACATATGTACAGTCAGATGATCTTATGATTATACTGGTTGCTTCTTTTGCCCTGCAAGCAGCTTTGACAATCTTCATCAAGATGTGGTTCTTCTCTTAA
- the LOC125869074 gene encoding uncharacterized protein LOC125869074 isoform X2 yields the protein MDDSYTNFPTSHLVGSVPAVVTEEKNSYKPQAPTANSPILPPNNGSNAGRGYQTLEEGDGQQSTNKWNGVFSVSSYTEYFNVDTDLVLNRLMSSLNPTTGDFFSKIDANPDLYGLIWISTTLVFVLSSIGNCATYLMQSDRNSSWNFDVNYVNVAACSVYGYALLVPLGFYFLIRYMGISASLIRFWCLWGYSLFVLVLSSFLLIIPVEFLRWTITIAAATTSASFVALNLRTYVQSDDLMIILVASFALQAALTIFIKMWFFS from the exons ATGGACGATTCTTACACCAATTTCCCGACGAGTCACCTTGTTGGCTCAGTACCG GCAGTTGTCACTGAAGAAAAGAACAGCTATAAACCACAAG CCCCTACAGCAAATTCTCCAATACTTCCTCCAAATAATGGTTCAAATGCAGGAAGAGGGTATCAAACTCTTGAAG AAGGAGATGGGCAGCAATCAACAAACAAGTGGAATGGAGTATTTAGTGTGTCATCTTATACAGAATATTTTAATGTGGATACAGACCTTGTCTTGAACAGATTGATGAGTTCATTGAATCCTACTACTGGAGATTTCTTCAGCAAAATTGATGCTAATCCTGACCT CTATGGGCTTATCTGGATATCTACTACTTTAGTATTTGTCCTTTCTTCCATTGGGAACTGTGCCACATACCTGATGCAGAGCGATAGGAATAGTTCTTGGAACTTTGATGTCAATTATGTGAATGTGGCAGCCTGCTCAGTATATGGTTATGCATTGCTAGTGCCGTTGGGGTTCTACTTCTTGATTCGGTATATGGGTATAAGTGCTAGCCTGATACGCTTCTGGTGCTTGTGGGGATATTCACTCTTTGTTTTAGTTCTGAGCTCC TTTCTGTTGATCATCCCCGTTGAGTTCCTTAGGTGGACCATCACAATTGCTGCTGCCACAACATCAGCTAGTTTCGTTGCTTTAAACCTCAGAACATATGTACAGTCAGATGATCTTATGATTATACTGGTTGCTTCTTTTGCCCTGCAAGCAGCTTTGACAATCTTCATCAAGATGTGGTTCTTCTCTTAA